The following are encoded in a window of Haliotis asinina isolate JCU_RB_2024 chromosome 14, JCU_Hal_asi_v2, whole genome shotgun sequence genomic DNA:
- the LOC137262124 gene encoding interferon alpha-inducible protein 27-like protein 2A has translation MLRMYVVCYLLLISGLGVRGKEDNENSFWGDPWCWGPALVGGTVAGAVLGPVVLGAGLASMGFTGGGIAAGSMAASAMSTAATTGVGAGVVAAAQSAGAAGVAVGTKVIMGVAGGAAASYFSGCSEPNCKEEN, from the exons ATGTTGCGAATGTACGTCGTATGTTATCTGCTCCTCATCAGCGGTCTGGGCGTCCGTGGCAAAG agGACAACGAGAACAGTTTCTGGGGTGACCCGTGGTGCTGGGGTCCAGCTCTTGTTGGTGGAACTGTAGCAGGGGCGGTACTTGGGCCAGTTGTCCTTGGAGCTGGGCTCGCATCAATGGGGTTCACAGGAGGAGGAATTGCAGCAGGCTCCATGGCAGCAAGTGCGATGTCAACAGCGGCGACGACGGGAGTTGGCGCGGGGGTCGTTGCAGCAGCACAGTCGGCAG GGGCTGCTGGTGTAGCTGTAGGAACGAAAGTAATCATGGGCGTGGCCGGCGGGGCAGCCGCAAGCTACTTCAGCGGGTGCTCGGAGCCAAATTGTAAGGAGGAGAATTAG